The following proteins come from a genomic window of Gadus morhua chromosome 11, gadMor3.0, whole genome shotgun sequence:
- the si:ch211-257p13.3 gene encoding kinesin-like protein KIFC3, with product MYAFYSLLVYIFYTVFKKEDEEEDEGALEEPAHVSMETVSRRRDGHAPKKKKQACARLSDSSSDSDRLSPSEDDEEAALDIPARTPLAAFMSFKQESEKRRVSQVQVDTTAKMAESPLVAVMSHLMSFLEQYSHFQQLQQQVDQYRVQLKRHRVHHRRQMKVLRASYRERLNDKNSIICSLEEAVSQPHTLSPLTPSEDESSISSGGLAGVQSLVASLYGLQGERSRLRGELHLMHSQLEDKEQDRNSRILAFQQQIDDLKGGIEEREEELSRLRAASGATDSEKRVLCLSVENDSLKQSLSVTQGLLQQLSAIPSQSSNMLLKENESLRGRIQQLETSLQERAEQLSHLERQSEKGEWRRGEELRKREDRVRELQLELDRERGKEPLVKYVTQTVEVESPSSVKQLSKAKQKNKLLSEKLSIQDQRCKHLEEQIRKSDEYSCNLQHKIAAYEREISALRQELLTEIGHLEEKKEEAVKAASSCSTEHFHSLQEQFFSLQKRLTALPPALGSMKTDYASLRSQVRNFSDFYGAAISDAKKQINAAIHEMSEANKDLMEKYMKEVALRRKYHEQLVELKGNIRVLCRVKPVLKEDQQEEGQAVVVTTDPNNESALSVINKGKARAFELDKVFHPQATQEEVFQEIGPLVTSCIDGYHVCIFAYGQTGSGKTYTMEGSVENPGINQRALKHLFNEIEERKDMWSYTVNVSSVEIYNELLRDLLSKDGEKLDIKINPDGTGQLHVPGLRVTEVKGFQHIKKVLAKARRNRITFGTKMNQHSSRSHALLCITVHGTDLANGSKTTGKLNLVDLAGSERVWKSGAEGERLKEAQNINRSLLALGDVIQALRGNQTHIPFRNSRLTYLLQDSLGKGNKTAMVVQVSALESNVGETLCSLKFAQKVCRVELGPAARKIESGAAQCD from the exons ATGTATGCCTTCTACTCCCTGTTAGTGTACATCTTCTACACGGTATTcaagaaggaggatgaggaggaggatgaaggtgcCTTAGAG GAGCCAGCACATGTTTCCATGGAAACAGTCAGTAGGAGGAGAGATGGCCACGCccccaagaagaagaaacagGCTTGTGCTAGGCTTAGCGATTCCA GCAGCGACAGCGATCGGCTGTCTCCAAGTGAAGACGATGAGGAAGCTGCTCTAGACATCCCAGCACGCACTCCTCTTGCTGCCTTTATGTCTTTCAAGCAAGAGTCTGAGAAGAGGAGGGTGTCACAAGTGCAAGTAGACACAACAGCGAAG ATGGCAGAGTCTCCCCTTGTGGCGGTCATGTCCCACCTGATGAGCTTCCTGGAGCAGTACTCCCACttccagcagctccagcagcaggtggACCAGTACCGGGTTCAGCTGAAGAGGCACCGGGTCCATCACCGCCGGCAGATGAAGGTTCTGCGCGCCTCCTACCGCGAGCGCCTCAACGACAAGAACAGCATCATCTGTAGCCTGGAGGAGGCCGTCAGCCAGCCGCACACACTAAGCCCCCTGACCCCCTCAGAGG ATGAGAGCAGCATTTCTTCAGGTGGTCTTGCGGGGGTCCAAAGCCTGGTGGCGTCTCTGTATGGGCTccagggggagaggagcaggctgaggggaGAGCTGCATCTGATGCACTCCCAGCTGGAGGACAAGGAGCAGGACAGGAACTCACGCATCCTGGCCTTCCAGCAGCAG ATTGACGATCTGAAGGGCGGTATTGAGGAGCGTGAAGAAGAGCTGTCCAGGCTGAGAGCTGCCTCA GGGGCCACCGACTCTGAGAAGAGAGTGCTGTGTCTCTCGGTGGAAAACGACAGTCTGAAGCAGAGCCTGAGTGTGACGCAAGGCCTCCTGCAGCAGCTGTCTGCCATCCCCTCCCAGTCCAGCAACATGCTCCTGAAG GAGAACGAGAGCCTGCGCGGCCGCATCCAGCAGCTGGAGACCAGCCTGCAGGAGCGGGCAGAGCAGCTCTCCCACctggagaggcagagcgagaagggcgagtggaggagaggagaggagctgaggaAGCGCGAAGATAGAGTGAGGGAGCTTCAGCTggagctggacagagagcgaggcAAGGAGCCTTTGGTTAAG TACGTAACCCAGACGGTTGAGGTGGAGTCCCCCTCCTCGGTGAAGCAGCTGTCCAAGGCCAAGCAGAAGAACAAGCTCCTGTCTGAGAAGCTGTCCATTCAGGATCAACGATGCAAACACTTGGAGGAGCAGATCCGAAAGTCTGACGAATACAGCTGTAATCTGCAGCACAAG ATCGCTGCGTACGAGAGGGAGATCAGTGCGCTGAGGCAGGAGCTGCTGACAGAGATCGGCcacctggaggagaagaaggaggaggctgtgaaagccgcctcctcctgctcaaCAGAGCACTTCCACAGCCTGCAGGAGCAGTTCTTCA GCCTGCAGAAGCGACTGAccgccctccccccagccctgggCTCCATGAAGACCGACTACGCGAGCCTCAGGAGCCAGGTCCGCAACTTCTCCGACTTTTATGGAGCGGCGATCAGCGATGCCAAGAAACAG ATCAATGCAGCGATCCATGAGATGTCCGAAGCTAACAAAGACCTTATGGAGAAATACATGAAGGAAGTGGCGCTGCGTAGGAAGTACCACGAACAACTGGTCGAGCTCAAAG GTAACATCCGCGTTCTGTGTCGTGTGAAGCCCGTGCTGAAGGAGGACCagcaggaggagggccaggcgGTGGTGGTCACCACAGACCCCAACAACGAGTCAGCCCTCTCGGTGATCAACAAGGGAAAGGCTCGCGCCTTTGAACTGGACAAGGTCTTCCACCCCCAGGCCACGCAAGAAGAG gttttCCAAGAGATTGGGCCTCTTGTGACCTCCTGCATCGATGGCTATCACGTGTGCATATTTGCCTATGGACAGACAGGCTCTGGGAAGACTTACACCATGGAG GGCTCAGTTGAGAATCCTGGCATCAACCAGCGGGCTCTGAAGCACCTCTTCAATGAAATAGAAGAGCGCAAGGACATGTGGTCTTACACCGTGAACGTCAGCTCTGTGGAGATCTACAACGAGCTGCTGAG AGATCTGCTGAGCAAGGATGGAGAGAAATTGGACATCAAGATCAATCCTGATGGAACGGGGCAGCTGCATGTGCCAGGTCTCAGGGTCACGGAGGTCAAAGGCTTTCAACACATCAAGAAG GTCTTGGCCAAAGCCCGTCGGAACAGAATCACCTTTGGAACCAAGATGAACCAGCACAGCTCACGCTCCCACGCCCTGCTCTGCATCACCGTGCACGGCACCGACCTGGCCAACGGCTCCAAAACCACAG GCAAGTTAAACCTTGTGGACCTTGCTGGATCGGAGAGGGTGTGGAAGTCTGgtgcagagggggagaggctgAAAGAGGCCCAGAATATAAACCGCTCCCTGCTGGCACTTGGGGATGTGATCCAGGCTCTGAGAGGCAACCAAACCCACATCCCTTTCCGGAACTCCCGTCTCACTTATCTTCTGCAGGACTCCCTTGGGAAAGGCAACAAGACAGCCATGGTCGTCCAG GTGTCTGCTCTTGAGAGCAATGTGGGCGAGACCTTGTGCTCGCTCAAGTTTGCCCAGAAGGTGTGTAGGGTGGAACTTGGTCCTGCAGCCAGGAAGATTGAATCGGGTGCAGCCCAATGCGACTAG